The Plasmodium yoelii strain 17X genome assembly, chromosome: 4 genome has a window encoding:
- a CDS encoding inorganic pyrophosphatase, putative produces the protein MSSAIINPDNRNLLNMDVKNEYNVKTNNELKVNLNFHNNNIISNMFSNLSLYESMNNFFQINNKHYMLKYNNQLNQTDFNISYFQNINDKYVQISPWHDIDLMNSDGTYNMIVEIPKYNYIKLEIKLTEKYNVIKQDTKKGKLRYYHNSIYWNYGALPRTYEYPKHIYRCKGSDDQQIFFTGDDDPLDVIDIGSNSLKMGQIAPVKILGAFTLIDEGQLDWKIIAINKYDENYSNINNLEDIEKYYPHTLNLMIEWFRSYKMADSKKLNIISKKLYNKKDSENLIKKVHDYYLEFLKDIKQFSLSSSCESTNINNSSNATNSSECFQTSFSYQNPDNPVYNNLVQDVSIDYYKSDDTYRPNMEIWVP, from the exons ATGAGTAGCGCAATAATAAATCCCGATAACCGAAATTTGTTAAATATGgatgtaaaaaatgaatacaaTGTAAAGACAAATAACGAGCTAAAagtaaatttaaattttcataacaataatataatttcaaATATGTTTTCAAATTTAAGTTTATATGAATCaatgaataatttttttcaaattaataataagcattatatgttaaaatataataatcaaTTAAATCAAACAgattttaatatttcttattttcaaaatataaatgacaAATATGTGCAAATATCACCATGGCATGATATAGACTTAATGAATAGTGATGGAacatataatatgatagTTGAGATaccaaaatataattatataaaattagaaataaaattaacagaaaaatataatgttattaaacaagatacaaaaaaaggaaaactACGATATTATCACAATTCTATATATTGGAATTATGGAGCATTGCCTAGAACCTATGAATACCCAAAACATATATATCGTTGTAAAGGTTCGGATGATCagcaaatattttttacaggCGATGATGATCCATTAGATGTGATAGACATAGGAAGCAATAGTTTGAAAATGGGTCAAATAGCGCCTGTTAAG ATCTTAGGCGCCTTTACTTTGATTGATGAGGGTCAGTTGGATTGGAAAATCATAGCTAtcaat aaatatgatgaaaattattcaaatataaataatttggaAGACATAGAAAAGTATTACCCCCATACCCTAAATCTGATGATCGAATGGTTTCGTTCATATAAAATGGCTGATTCCAAAaagttaaatataatatcaaaaaaattatataataaaaaagatagtgaaaatttaataaaaaaagttcaCGATTATTATTTAGAATTTTTGAAAGATATTAAACAGTTTTCATTAAGTTCATCATGTGAAAGtactaatataaataatagcAGCAATGCTACAAATAGTAGCGAATGTTTCCAAACTTCATTTTCATATCAAAACCCTGATAATCCTGTATATAACAATTTAGTACAAGATGTCAGTATAGATTATTACAAATCTGATGATACATATCGACCAAATATGGAGATATGGGTTccataa